From a region of the Cucumis sativus cultivar 9930 chromosome 6, Cucumber_9930_V3, whole genome shotgun sequence genome:
- the LOC101202888 gene encoding uncharacterized protein LOC101202888 isoform X2: protein MPSGAKKRKAAKKKKELEAHINPSQGKDDAKNQDDKGSDSGEIDSPASQNHPSHSNPFGEGNKEIQESSSSDAGVPSNVGTNQKVKLSSERKNGNVENESVKGSRDDDHSSSSSDDESVDTTKKPEVLDGKTDDLVVPTAASILNSITPELSASEETISIAESASVENTAIPDMIVSKKLETTPFHSADGVTNVPVEAPRDPSSKPNEDRNLHISENSKPESEDQPLIGSRPPVPQRSSWLSCCGLCDVFTSSDR, encoded by the exons GAAAGGATGATGCTAAGAACCAAGATGATAAGGGAAGTGATAGTGGTGAGATCGATTCCCCAGCTTCTCAGAATCACCCAAGCCACAGCAATCCATTTGGTGagggaaataaagaaatacaagaGAGCAGCTCGTCAGACGCTGGGGTCCCGAGCAATGTAGGGACTAATCAGAAAGTTAAACTTTCTTCtgagagaaaaaatggaaatgttGAGAATGAGTCTGTGAAAGGATCACGTGATGATGACCATAGCAGTAGTAGTTCAGATGATGAATCTGTAGATACAACAAAGAAACCAGAG GTACTGGATGGGAAGACCGATGATTTGGTTGTGCCAACTGCTGCCTCTATTCTTAACTCGATTACACCAGAGCTCTCGGCATCTGAGGAAACTATCAGTATTGCTGAAAGTGCATCTGTTGAAAATACTGCCATACCTGATATGATTGTTTCGAAAAAGTTAGAGACAACCCCCTTCCACTCAGCAGATGGAGTTACAAATGTGCCAGTGGAAGCTCCAAGGGATCCATCATCAAAACCAAATGAGGATAGAAATTTACACATATCAG AAAACTCCAAACCTGAATCTGAAGATCAG CCGTTGATTGGGTCAAGACCACCAGTGCCACAAAGGTCCTCATGGTTAAGTTGCTGTGGATTATGTGATGTATTTACCAGCTCGGACCGATAA
- the LOC101202888 gene encoding uncharacterized protein LOC101202888 isoform X1, translating to MPSGAKKRKAAKKKKELEAHINPSQGKDDAKNQDDKGSDSGEIDSPASQNHPSHSNPFGEGNKEIQESSSSDAGVPSNVGTNQKVKLSSERKNGNVENESVKGSRDDDHSSSSSDDESVDTTKKPEVLDGKTDDLVVPTAASILNSITPELSASEETISIAESASVENTAIPDMIVSKKLETTPFHSADGVTNVPVEAPRDPSSKPNEDRNLHISAHVENSECAENSKPESEDQPLIGSRPPVPQRSSWLSCCGLCDVFTSSDR from the exons GAAAGGATGATGCTAAGAACCAAGATGATAAGGGAAGTGATAGTGGTGAGATCGATTCCCCAGCTTCTCAGAATCACCCAAGCCACAGCAATCCATTTGGTGagggaaataaagaaatacaagaGAGCAGCTCGTCAGACGCTGGGGTCCCGAGCAATGTAGGGACTAATCAGAAAGTTAAACTTTCTTCtgagagaaaaaatggaaatgttGAGAATGAGTCTGTGAAAGGATCACGTGATGATGACCATAGCAGTAGTAGTTCAGATGATGAATCTGTAGATACAACAAAGAAACCAGAG GTACTGGATGGGAAGACCGATGATTTGGTTGTGCCAACTGCTGCCTCTATTCTTAACTCGATTACACCAGAGCTCTCGGCATCTGAGGAAACTATCAGTATTGCTGAAAGTGCATCTGTTGAAAATACTGCCATACCTGATATGATTGTTTCGAAAAAGTTAGAGACAACCCCCTTCCACTCAGCAGATGGAGTTACAAATGTGCCAGTGGAAGCTCCAAGGGATCCATCATCAAAACCAAATGAGGATAGAAATTTACACATATCAG CACATGTCGAAAATTCTGAATGTGCAGAAAACTCCAAACCTGAATCTGAAGATCAG CCGTTGATTGGGTCAAGACCACCAGTGCCACAAAGGTCCTCATGGTTAAGTTGCTGTGGATTATGTGATGTATTTACCAGCTCGGACCGATAA
- the LOC101209586 gene encoding uncharacterized protein LOC101209586, translating to MKAIAAPILFFNFCICVVIFGIGGWVMNHTIDNGFVIGAGFDVPNYFSPIFFQIGNSATGFFIIFALIAAVAVVASAITGSFYFRFPETANQPPAASTALVACFLTFLAMGFAWKEIAMTVTSGHLIALEAFVIVLSITQFVYTAIIVWISTSQ from the exons ATGAAGGCGATTGCAGCAccaattttgttctttaatttctGCATATGCGTCGTCATTTTCGGGATTGGTGGCTGGGTGATGAATCATACCATTGATAATGGATTTGTTATTG GTGCTGGATTTGATGTTCCCAActatttttctccaattttcttccaaattgGGAACTCTGCCACTGggttctttattatttttgccTTGATTGCTGCTGTGGCTGTTGTTGCATCTGCCATAACCGGAAGCTTTTATTTTCGGTTCCCGGAAACTGCCAACCAGCCCCCTGCCGCTTCGACAGCACTCGTCGCCTGCTTCCTAACTTTTCTCGCTATGGG GTTTGCTTGGAAAGAGATTGCCATGACAGTCACTAGTGGCCACTTG ATTGCATTGGAGGCTTTCGTGATTGTCCTTTCAATTACGCAATTTGTTTATACCGCAATCATTGTGTGGATCTCAACCAGCCAGTAG